A portion of the Stigmatella aurantiaca DW4/3-1 genome contains these proteins:
- the scpA gene encoding methylmalonyl-CoA mutase, whose translation MRPSVPDFSGIDFDAPETQSPPPALEAQQHQARAATQGAEPWNTPEGIPVNPVYTQEDLKDVEHLGSLPGLPPFVRGPYATMYVQQPWTVRQYAGFSTAEASNAFYRRNLAAGQKGLSIAFDLATHRGYDSDHPRVAGDVGMAGVAIDSIKDMRILFDRIPLDQMSVSMTMNGAVLPVLALYVVAAEEQGVRPEQLSGTIQNDILKEFMVRNTYIYPPGPSMRIIGDIFRFTAERMPRFNSISISGYHMQEAGATQDLELGYTLADGVEYVRAGLAAGLGVDAFAPRLSFFWAIGMNFFMEVAKMRAARMLWAKLLKGFSPKSDKSLALRTHCQTSGWSLTAQDVFNNVVRTCVEAMAATQGHTQSLHTNSLDEAIALPTDFSARIARNTQLYLQLESGTTRVIDPWGGSYYVERLTHELAHKAWGHIQEVEALGGMTKAIEAGLPKLRIEEAAARTQARIDSGRQAIIGVNKYPPERADAIEILKVDNSAVREAQLARLRELRAERDAGEVRRRLDALTEAGRRGEGNLLALAIDAARAKATVGEISDSLEKVFGRYEATVRSVSGVYSSEAGKNAQGIAEARAGADAFLARFGRRPRILIAKMGQDGHDRGQKVIATAFADLGFDVDIGPLFQTPEESARQAVENDVHVVGASSLAAGHLTLVPQLKQALQALGREDIMVVVGGVIPEQDYEALYAAGAAAIFGPGTIIAKAALELLDKLSSAQEDA comes from the coding sequence ATGCGTCCCTCCGTACCCGACTTCTCTGGCATCGACTTCGATGCCCCCGAGACGCAATCGCCTCCGCCCGCACTCGAGGCGCAGCAGCACCAGGCCAGAGCCGCCACGCAAGGGGCAGAGCCCTGGAATACCCCCGAGGGCATCCCGGTCAACCCGGTCTACACCCAGGAGGACCTGAAGGACGTGGAGCACCTGGGCTCGCTGCCCGGCCTTCCACCCTTCGTGCGCGGCCCATATGCCACCATGTACGTGCAGCAGCCCTGGACCGTGCGGCAGTACGCCGGCTTCTCCACGGCGGAGGCCTCCAACGCCTTCTACCGGCGCAACCTCGCGGCTGGGCAGAAGGGCCTCTCCATCGCCTTCGATCTCGCCACGCACCGTGGCTACGACAGCGATCACCCCCGCGTCGCGGGCGACGTGGGCATGGCGGGCGTGGCCATCGACTCCATCAAGGACATGCGCATCCTGTTCGACCGCATCCCGCTCGATCAGATGAGTGTGTCCATGACCATGAACGGCGCGGTCCTCCCGGTGCTCGCGCTCTACGTGGTGGCGGCCGAGGAGCAAGGGGTGCGCCCCGAGCAGCTGAGCGGAACCATCCAGAACGACATCCTCAAGGAGTTCATGGTCCGCAACACGTACATCTATCCGCCCGGTCCCTCGATGCGCATCATCGGGGACATCTTCCGCTTCACTGCGGAGCGGATGCCGCGCTTCAACAGCATCAGCATCAGCGGCTACCACATGCAGGAAGCCGGGGCGACGCAGGACCTGGAGCTGGGCTACACCCTCGCGGACGGCGTGGAGTACGTGCGCGCGGGGCTGGCGGCGGGCTTGGGGGTGGACGCGTTCGCCCCCCGGCTCTCGTTCTTCTGGGCCATCGGCATGAACTTCTTCATGGAGGTGGCCAAGATGCGCGCGGCCCGGATGCTCTGGGCCAAGCTCCTCAAGGGCTTTTCTCCCAAGAGCGACAAGAGCCTGGCGCTGCGCACCCACTGCCAGACCTCGGGCTGGAGCCTCACCGCCCAGGATGTGTTCAACAACGTGGTGCGCACCTGTGTGGAGGCCATGGCGGCGACACAGGGGCACACCCAGAGCCTTCACACCAACTCGCTCGACGAAGCCATCGCGCTGCCCACCGACTTCAGCGCGCGCATCGCACGCAACACCCAGCTGTACCTGCAACTGGAGAGTGGAACCACGCGCGTCATCGACCCTTGGGGCGGCAGCTACTACGTGGAGCGCCTCACGCATGAGCTCGCCCACAAGGCCTGGGGCCACATCCAGGAAGTGGAAGCCCTGGGCGGAATGACCAAGGCCATCGAGGCCGGGCTGCCCAAGCTGCGCATCGAGGAGGCGGCGGCGCGCACCCAGGCGCGCATCGACTCGGGACGCCAAGCCATCATCGGCGTGAACAAGTACCCACCCGAACGGGCAGACGCGATCGAGATCCTCAAGGTGGACAACTCGGCGGTGCGAGAGGCGCAGTTGGCCCGGCTGCGCGAATTGCGCGCGGAGCGCGACGCGGGCGAGGTGCGCCGAAGGCTCGATGCACTGACCGAGGCAGGACGGCGCGGCGAAGGCAACTTGCTCGCGCTGGCCATCGACGCGGCGCGGGCCAAGGCCACGGTGGGGGAGATCAGCGACTCGCTCGAGAAGGTCTTCGGGCGCTACGAGGCCACGGTGCGCAGCGTGTCTGGGGTGTATTCGAGCGAGGCGGGCAAGAACGCCCAGGGCATCGCCGAGGCACGAGCGGGGGCGGACGCCTTCCTCGCCCGCTTCGGCCGCCGGCCCCGCATCCTCATCGCGAAGATGGGGCAAGACGGGCATGACCGGGGCCAGAAGGTCATCGCCACGGCGTTCGCGGATCTCGGCTTCGACGTGGACATCGGGCCGCTGTTCCAGACCCCCGAGGAGTCGGCGCGTCAGGCCGTGGAGAACGACGTCCACGTGGTCGGCGCCAGCTCGCTCGCCGCGGGCCACCTCACCCTGGTGCCGCAGCTCAAGCAGGCGCTCCAGGCCCTGGGACGTGAGGACATCATGGTCGTGGTGGGGGGCGTCATTCCCGAACAGGACTATGAAGCGCTGTACGCTGCGGGGGCGGCCGCCATCTTTGGCCCTGGCACGATCATCGCCAAGGCCGCCTTGGAACTGCTCGACAAGCTGTCCTCCGCACAGGAGGACGCGTGA
- the meaB gene encoding methylmalonyl Co-A mutase-associated GTPase MeaB, which yields MKPLPADAYVEGVRAGDRSLLARAITLVESAHPRHEALAQEVLTRLLPHTGGSRRVGISGVPGVGKSTFIDALGMHLVGAGHRVAVLAIDPSSTVSGGSILGDKTRMARLARESAAYIRPSPSSGTLGGVARKTRETLLLCEAAGFDVVVVETVGVGQSETVVADMVDFYLVLMLAGAGDELQGIKRGILEVADMVAINKADGDNKPRAERARAEYRAALHLMRAGAEPEVTTCSALEGTGIETLWSSIEAHLGTRAASGALERRRRAQQTGWMWSMVADGLQAALRAHPSVTALVPSLEADVREGRTTPTSAALRVLGAFLPRVQG from the coding sequence GTGAAACCTCTCCCCGCCGACGCCTATGTGGAGGGCGTGCGGGCGGGCGACCGCTCGCTGTTGGCCCGCGCCATCACCCTGGTGGAGAGCGCCCACCCGCGCCACGAAGCGCTCGCGCAGGAGGTCCTCACGCGGCTCCTTCCCCACACAGGCGGCAGCCGGCGGGTCGGCATCAGCGGGGTGCCGGGGGTGGGCAAGAGCACGTTCATCGATGCACTGGGCATGCACCTGGTGGGGGCCGGGCACCGTGTCGCGGTGCTCGCCATCGACCCGTCGAGCACGGTCTCGGGCGGCAGCATCCTCGGGGACAAGACGCGCATGGCTCGGCTGGCGCGCGAGTCCGCGGCCTACATCCGCCCCAGCCCTTCGAGTGGCACGCTGGGTGGTGTCGCGCGCAAGACACGCGAGACACTCTTGCTGTGCGAAGCCGCTGGCTTCGACGTCGTGGTGGTGGAGACGGTGGGGGTGGGCCAGTCGGAGACGGTCGTCGCGGACATGGTGGATTTCTACCTGGTGCTCATGCTCGCGGGCGCGGGCGACGAACTGCAAGGCATCAAGCGGGGCATCCTCGAGGTGGCGGACATGGTGGCCATCAACAAGGCGGATGGGGACAACAAGCCCCGGGCCGAGCGCGCGCGCGCTGAGTACCGGGCGGCCCTGCACCTGATGCGCGCGGGCGCCGAGCCCGAGGTGACCACGTGCAGCGCGTTGGAAGGCACGGGCATCGAGACGCTGTGGTCCTCCATCGAGGCCCACCTCGGAACCCGCGCCGCCTCCGGAGCACTCGAACGCCGCAGGCGGGCACAACAAACCGGCTGGATGTGGTCCATGGTAGCGGATGGGCTGCAAGCGGCCCTGCGGGCCCATCCCAGTGTGACAGCACTCGTTCCCTCCCTGGAGGCGGACGTCCGCGAAGGACGCACCACGCCCACCTCGGCCGCACTCCGCGTGCTGGGCGCATTCCTCCCCAGGGTCCAAGGCTGA
- a CDS encoding methylmalonyl-CoA mutase family protein, producing MRKVQMTSAPALYKPRFHVRIVTAASLFDGHDAAINVMRRLMQASGAEIIHLGHNRSVAEIVDCAIQEDAQGIALTSYQGGHVEFFKYMIDLLRERGANIKVFGGGGGTILPSEIEELHRYGVTRIYSPDDGRAMGLQGMINDLIAQCDFEKRPGDFAPLLTTPLPREPARIASLITIAENFASVGDELRGALARINAEVPRVPVLGITGTGGAGKSSLVDELVRRFLADFPDKTLAVLSVDPSKRKSGGALLGDRIRMNAIDNPRVYMRSMATRQSNLALSKHVGDSIEICKAAGFDLIVVETSGIGQSDTEITEHSDVSLYVMTAEYGAATQLEKIDMLDFADVIAINKFDKRGSLDALRDVRKQWKRNHNAFSTPDDSIPVYGTIASQFNDPGMNQLYRAIMDAVSQKTGAPLTSHFELTPGMSEKKWIIPPERTRYLAEIAETCDAYDQFVRTQAAIARRMYQLHGTIEALRTNVGKKRLEIVEPKDASDVVHVTERVEGEPAYLSELVDLYRDLESRLHTDCRRLLTEWPATKRRYAASKYQFQVRDKVIELDLVTESLSHLRIPKISLPRYEDWGDILTWLLRENAPGAFPFTAGVFPLKRENEDPARMFAGEGGPERTNKRFHYVSRGLPAKRLSTAFDSVTLYGEDPDHRPDIYGKVGNSGVSIANVDDAKKLYSGFDLADPSTSVSMTINGPAPMLLGFFLNAAVDQQCEKWIRSQGKAAEVEKKIDALYQQRGLPRPRYQGELPQGNDGLGLMLLGVSGDEVIPRDVYERIRASTLQSVRGTVQADILKEDQAQNTCIFSTEFALRVMGDIQQYFIDKKVRNFYSVSISGYHIAEAGANPITQLAFTLANGFTFVEYYLSRGMPIDDFAPNLSFFFSNGMDPEYAVLGRVARRIWAKAIRDKYGGNDRSQKLKYHIQTSGRSLHAQEIAFNDIRTTLQALLALNDNCNSLHTNAYDEAITTPTEESVRRALAIQLVINKEFGLSRNENPNQGSFLIEELTDLVEAAVLSEFRAISERGGVLGAMERMYQRSKIQEESLYYETLKHDGTLPIIGVNTFLDPKGSPTVTPPEVIRANPEEKDYAITSRDAFWKRNEKTAPQALESIRRAALDNGNIFAALMDACQVCTLGQLSRALYEVGGQYRRNM from the coding sequence GTGCGAAAAGTCCAAATGACCTCCGCTCCCGCCCTCTACAAGCCTCGTTTCCATGTCCGGATCGTGACCGCCGCCTCCCTCTTCGACGGCCACGACGCAGCCATCAACGTGATGCGCCGCCTCATGCAGGCGTCGGGCGCGGAGATCATCCACCTGGGCCACAACCGCTCGGTCGCGGAGATCGTCGACTGTGCCATCCAGGAGGACGCGCAAGGCATTGCCCTCACGTCCTACCAGGGCGGGCATGTCGAGTTCTTCAAGTACATGATCGATCTGCTGCGCGAGCGCGGCGCGAACATCAAGGTGTTCGGCGGCGGCGGTGGCACCATCCTCCCCTCCGAGATCGAAGAGCTCCATCGCTACGGGGTGACCCGCATCTACTCGCCGGACGATGGCCGTGCGATGGGGTTGCAGGGCATGATCAACGACCTGATCGCCCAGTGCGACTTCGAGAAACGGCCCGGGGACTTCGCGCCGCTGCTCACCACGCCCCTTCCGCGTGAGCCCGCCCGGATTGCCTCGCTCATCACCATCGCGGAGAACTTCGCCTCCGTGGGCGATGAGCTACGGGGGGCGCTCGCCCGCATCAATGCCGAGGTCCCACGGGTCCCAGTGCTGGGCATCACCGGCACCGGCGGCGCCGGCAAGTCGAGCTTGGTCGACGAGTTGGTCCGGCGCTTCCTGGCGGACTTCCCGGACAAGACGCTCGCGGTGCTCTCCGTTGACCCGTCGAAGCGAAAGTCCGGCGGCGCGCTGCTGGGCGACCGCATCCGCATGAACGCCATCGACAATCCGCGCGTCTACATGCGCTCGATGGCGACGCGCCAGAGCAACCTCGCCCTGTCCAAGCACGTCGGTGACTCGATCGAGATCTGCAAGGCCGCTGGGTTCGATCTCATCGTGGTGGAGACCTCCGGCATTGGCCAGTCCGACACCGAGATCACCGAGCACTCGGACGTCTCCCTCTACGTGATGACCGCCGAGTATGGCGCCGCGACGCAGCTCGAGAAGATCGACATGCTCGACTTCGCGGACGTCATCGCCATCAACAAGTTCGACAAGCGCGGCTCGCTCGATGCGCTGCGGGACGTGCGCAAGCAGTGGAAGCGCAACCACAACGCGTTCTCCACGCCCGACGATTCCATTCCCGTGTACGGCACCATTGCCTCCCAGTTCAACGACCCGGGCATGAACCAGCTCTACCGGGCCATCATGGACGCGGTCTCCCAAAAGACCGGAGCCCCGCTCACGTCCCACTTCGAACTCACCCCTGGAATGAGCGAGAAGAAGTGGATCATCCCGCCCGAGCGGACCCGGTACCTGGCGGAGATCGCCGAGACCTGTGATGCGTATGACCAGTTCGTCCGCACCCAGGCCGCGATCGCGCGGCGGATGTATCAGCTGCACGGCACCATCGAGGCGCTGCGCACGAACGTGGGCAAGAAACGCCTGGAGATCGTCGAGCCCAAGGATGCCTCGGATGTGGTGCACGTCACCGAGCGTGTCGAGGGCGAGCCCGCCTATCTGAGCGAGCTGGTGGATCTGTACCGCGATCTGGAGTCGCGCCTCCACACCGACTGCCGGCGGCTGCTGACCGAGTGGCCCGCGACCAAGCGCCGCTACGCGGCCTCCAAGTATCAGTTCCAGGTCCGGGACAAGGTCATCGAGCTCGACCTCGTCACCGAGTCGCTCTCCCACCTGCGCATCCCCAAGATCTCCCTCCCCCGGTACGAGGACTGGGGAGACATCCTCACCTGGCTGCTGCGCGAGAACGCCCCGGGCGCCTTCCCCTTCACCGCGGGCGTGTTTCCGCTCAAGCGCGAGAACGAGGACCCGGCGCGCATGTTCGCCGGAGAGGGCGGCCCCGAGCGGACGAACAAGCGCTTCCACTACGTCTCACGCGGTCTGCCCGCCAAGCGCCTGTCGACGGCCTTCGACTCGGTCACCCTCTACGGCGAGGATCCGGACCACCGGCCAGACATCTACGGGAAGGTCGGCAACTCCGGGGTGTCGATCGCCAACGTCGACGATGCCAAGAAGCTCTACTCGGGCTTCGATCTGGCGGACCCCTCCACCTCCGTGTCGATGACCATCAACGGCCCAGCGCCGATGCTGCTCGGGTTCTTCCTGAACGCCGCGGTGGACCAGCAGTGCGAGAAGTGGATCCGCTCCCAAGGCAAGGCCGCGGAGGTGGAGAAAAAGATCGACGCGCTCTACCAACAACGCGGCTTGCCCCGGCCCCGCTACCAGGGCGAGCTTCCCCAGGGCAACGACGGCCTCGGACTGATGCTGCTCGGCGTGTCCGGCGACGAGGTCATCCCGCGCGACGTGTATGAGCGCATCCGCGCCTCCACGCTGCAGTCCGTGCGCGGCACCGTGCAGGCCGACATCCTCAAGGAGGACCAGGCCCAGAACACCTGCATCTTCTCGACGGAGTTCGCCCTGCGGGTGATGGGCGACATTCAGCAGTACTTCATCGACAAGAAGGTCCGTAACTTCTACTCGGTGTCGATCTCCGGATACCACATCGCCGAAGCAGGGGCGAACCCCATCACCCAGCTGGCCTTCACCCTGGCCAACGGCTTCACCTTCGTCGAGTACTACCTGTCGCGCGGAATGCCCATCGACGACTTCGCGCCCAACCTGTCCTTCTTCTTCTCGAACGGGATGGATCCCGAGTACGCCGTGCTGGGCCGGGTGGCCCGCCGCATCTGGGCCAAGGCCATCCGCGACAAGTACGGCGGCAACGATCGCTCGCAGAAGCTCAAGTACCACATCCAGACGTCTGGCCGGAGCTTGCACGCGCAGGAGATCGCCTTCAACGACATCCGCACCACGCTCCAGGCCCTGCTCGCGCTCAACGACAACTGCAACTCGCTGCACACCAACGCCTACGACGAAGCCATCACCACCCCCACCGAGGAGAGCGTCCGGCGCGCGCTCGCCATCCAGCTCGTCATCAACAAGGAGTTCGGTCTCTCCAGGAACGAGAACCCCAACCAGGGCTCCTTCCTCATCGAGGAGCTGACGGACCTGGTCGAGGCGGCCGTGCTCTCGGAGTTCCGTGCCATCTCCGAGCGCGGCGGCGTGCTGGGGGCAATGGAGCGCATGTACCAGCGCTCGAAGATCCAGGAAGAGTCCCTCTATTACGAGACGCTCAAGCACGACGGGACGCTGCCCATCATCGGCGTGAACACCTTCCTGGATCCCAAGGGCTCGCCCACGGTCACCCCTCCCGAGGTGATCCGCGCCAACCCGGAGGAGAAGGACTACGCCATCACGTCCCGCGACGCTTTCTGGAAACGCAATGAGAAGACCGCGCCCCAGGCACTCGAGTCCATCCGGCGGGCCGCCCTCGACAACGGGAACATCTTCGCCGCGCTGATGGACGCCTGTCAGGTGTGCACGCTCGGACAGCTCTCGCGCGCGCTGTACGAGGTGGGCGGGCAATACCGGCGCAACATGTAG
- a CDS encoding ELWxxDGT repeat protein, producing MQQVAAGVGQWGGVWQGRRRRRWALVAALSLTACGGMGPQGEPEALTAVPEQARPSSEAGGGESLGQACSLDVGTARRVKEVLPPGSGAARYDGPGSKVEFKGRLYFSLYRQNSPRELWQSDGTETGTFSIKEFPLSSSGGPEQLTPAQDQLFFVADDPAHGRELWVSDGTSVGTRLVADLTPGAEGSSLNLLAGLGQRLAFIRGQTGTSPTPSRFQLWASQGTLLETAPLVDLGEGVEGNNWQRIRMGNAVLFFFRSPRGNTLWRTDGTVSGTAALRLLDSGPESAHVQDVRAEGGTAFFTLIEPDGATEIWRTDGSAGGTVRLHTLGGDHRVSRLLGRIGPSLFVVGTDTRNQRMSLFQLSAEVPGGREPVLTLPNPYASQPDAFPYFIDVASSGGKLFFATAIGSPGPAPRTTQLWVTNGTSAGTVLLREPVSNSDEYVPLVQSVADNLVLFPVYEGGPEPWVTDGTVSGTRAVAYAGAGGRPSAPGLFTRVGQDLFFSARDSSEHNQLWSVPLLSTCTAEEREGPGRR from the coding sequence ATGCAACAGGTGGCGGCGGGCGTAGGGCAGTGGGGTGGGGTGTGGCAGGGACGGCGTCGGCGTAGGTGGGCATTGGTGGCGGCCCTGTCGCTCACGGCATGTGGAGGGATGGGTCCGCAGGGCGAGCCCGAGGCCTTGACCGCAGTGCCAGAGCAGGCGCGACCGTCCTCGGAGGCGGGGGGCGGGGAAAGTCTCGGGCAGGCGTGTTCCTTGGATGTGGGCACTGCCCGGCGGGTCAAGGAGGTTCTCCCACCAGGGAGCGGCGCGGCCCGGTACGACGGCCCTGGGAGCAAGGTCGAGTTCAAGGGGCGGTTGTATTTCTCGCTCTACCGGCAGAACAGTCCCAGGGAGCTGTGGCAGAGCGATGGGACCGAGACGGGCACGTTCTCCATCAAGGAGTTCCCGCTGTCCTCTTCGGGGGGCCCAGAGCAACTCACGCCTGCTCAGGACCAGCTCTTCTTCGTCGCGGACGACCCGGCGCATGGCCGTGAGCTTTGGGTCAGCGACGGGACATCCGTGGGGACGCGGCTGGTCGCGGACCTGACGCCCGGCGCGGAGGGGTCCTCGCTCAACCTCCTGGCCGGGTTGGGACAGCGGCTCGCCTTCATTCGCGGTCAGACGGGGACGTCCCCCACGCCGAGCCGGTTCCAGCTGTGGGCTTCTCAGGGAACGCTCCTGGAGACAGCCCCCCTGGTGGATCTGGGGGAGGGCGTCGAGGGGAACAATTGGCAGCGCATCCGGATGGGCAACGCGGTTCTCTTCTTCTTCAGAAGCCCCCGGGGCAACACCCTCTGGCGCACCGACGGCACGGTCAGCGGCACGGCGGCCCTCCGGCTGCTGGACAGCGGCCCCGAGAGCGCCCACGTCCAGGACGTGCGCGCCGAGGGGGGGACCGCCTTCTTCACCCTCATCGAGCCGGATGGAGCGACCGAAATCTGGAGGACGGATGGCTCCGCGGGCGGCACGGTCCGCTTGCACACGCTAGGAGGAGACCATCGCGTCTCGCGCCTCCTGGGCCGCATCGGCCCCTCGCTCTTCGTGGTGGGCACGGACACGCGGAACCAGCGGATGTCCCTGTTTCAGCTCTCGGCGGAAGTCCCGGGGGGCCGCGAGCCCGTGCTGACGCTTCCCAACCCTTACGCGAGCCAGCCTGACGCGTTCCCCTACTTCATCGACGTTGCCTCTTCAGGAGGAAAGCTCTTCTTCGCGACCGCCATCGGCAGCCCGGGGCCCGCCCCTCGCACGACGCAACTCTGGGTGACCAATGGCACCTCGGCCGGCACGGTGCTGCTGCGTGAGCCGGTGAGCAACTCGGACGAGTACGTGCCTTTGGTCCAATCCGTGGCCGACAACCTTGTCCTCTTCCCCGTCTATGAGGGCGGCCCTGAGCCCTGGGTGACGGATGGGACCGTGTCCGGCACCCGGGCCGTGGCCTATGCGGGGGCAGGGGGGAGGCCGTCGGCTCCAGGCCTCTTCACGCGCGTGGGCCAAGACCTCTTCTTCTCCGCCCGGGACTCCTCCGAGCACAACCAGCTCTGGAGCGTTCCGTTGCTGAGCACATGCACCGCCGAGGAACGCGAGGGGCCAGGACGTCGCTGA
- a CDS encoding N-formylglutamate amidohydrolase, translating into MTENPTDRWLAPGEPPPFTQHNLTGASPCVLLCDHASNRVPQRLNALGLPASELERHIAWDIGIRGVALQLSQLLDAPLFVSGYSRLVIDCNRPLSSPGSIAETSDGTVIAANQGLTAQERAERAAVFFHPYHDAIRALLDQRQAEGRPTLLFSVHSFTDQFGGQRRPWHVGLAYHRDRRVGPALIEALRRDPALCVGDNEPYAVSDASDYAIPVHGERRELPCALVEIRQDLLADEPSQHLWAGRLAEALRTVLPGILLPAAPRIAS; encoded by the coding sequence ATGACCGAAAACCCCACCGACCGATGGCTGGCCCCCGGCGAGCCGCCCCCCTTCACCCAGCACAACCTGACCGGCGCCTCGCCGTGCGTGCTCCTGTGCGACCATGCAAGCAACCGCGTCCCCCAGCGGCTGAACGCGCTGGGGCTGCCTGCTTCCGAGTTGGAGCGGCACATCGCCTGGGACATCGGCATCCGGGGAGTGGCCCTCCAGCTCTCCCAACTGCTCGATGCGCCGCTGTTCGTCAGCGGCTACTCCCGGCTGGTCATCGACTGCAACCGGCCTCTTTCGTCCCCTGGATCCATTGCGGAGACCAGTGATGGCACGGTCATCGCCGCCAACCAGGGACTGACGGCGCAAGAGCGGGCCGAGCGCGCGGCTGTGTTCTTCCACCCCTACCATGACGCGATCCGGGCGCTGCTCGACCAGCGCCAGGCAGAGGGGCGCCCCACCCTGCTGTTCAGCGTGCACAGCTTCACAGACCAGTTCGGTGGCCAGCGCCGCCCCTGGCACGTCGGCCTGGCCTATCACCGCGACCGCCGCGTGGGCCCCGCCCTCATCGAAGCGCTGCGCCGCGACCCCGCGCTGTGTGTCGGCGACAACGAGCCCTATGCCGTCAGCGATGCGTCCGACTATGCCATCCCCGTGCACGGAGAGCGCCGCGAGCTGCCTTGCGCCCTGGTCGAGATCCGCCAGGATCTCCTCGCCGATGAGCCCAGCCAGCACCTCTGGGCCGGGCGGCTCGCCGAGGCGCTCCGCACGGTCCTGCCCGGAATCCTGCTCCCGGCAGCCCCGAGAATCGCCTCATGA
- a CDS encoding cysteine hydrolase family protein: MTSERLPAIDAEGGAYRERPIEPRRTALLNIDMQNMEVAREIRQRAKQPGTPESRKAGYYERVDQLVIPNQQRLQAAARKAGIEVMFTTIESLTRDGRDRSLDHKISRLHAPKGSWEGRVIDEVAPVGDEIILPKTSSGIFNSTNIEYVLRNLGVEYLIVYGVLTDQCVESAIRDAADRGFMVTQIEDCCASYTPEQHEHSIRAMKGHYCRTRGTAEMIAEMERLA; the protein is encoded by the coding sequence ATGACTTCCGAGCGCCTGCCAGCCATCGACGCCGAGGGGGGGGCCTACCGCGAGCGGCCCATCGAGCCGCGCCGCACGGCGCTGCTCAACATCGACATGCAGAACATGGAGGTGGCCCGGGAGATCCGCCAGCGCGCGAAGCAACCCGGGACGCCGGAGAGCCGCAAGGCGGGGTACTACGAGCGCGTGGATCAGCTCGTCATCCCCAACCAGCAGCGCCTCCAGGCGGCGGCCCGGAAGGCAGGCATCGAGGTGATGTTCACCACGATCGAGAGCCTGACGCGTGATGGAAGAGACCGGAGCCTGGACCACAAGATCTCCCGGCTGCACGCCCCCAAGGGCTCCTGGGAGGGCCGGGTCATCGACGAAGTCGCCCCCGTGGGCGACGAGATCATCCTCCCCAAGACCTCTTCGGGCATCTTCAACTCCACCAACATCGAGTACGTGCTCCGCAATCTGGGTGTCGAGTACCTGATCGTCTACGGCGTGCTGACCGACCAGTGCGTGGAGTCGGCCATCCGCGACGCCGCGGACCGGGGCTTCATGGTCACCCAGATCGAAGACTGCTGCGCCAGCTACACCCCCGAACAACACGAGCACTCGATCCGTGCCATGAAGGGCCACTACTGCCGCACCCGCGGCACGGCTGAGATGATCGCGGAAATGGAGCGCTTGGCATGA